A window of Candidatus Woesearchaeota archaeon genomic DNA:
AGCTTTAGAATTCCTGAAAAAAGCGCAAGAAGCAGATTCGGGCGGATTACAAGAATTCCCCTTGAGTTCAAAGTATTGGAATTTTCAGGCATTTTATCGTCTAATCTTCAAAGCCCATTGTGAGCTTTCTCTCCTTTTTGTCAAATCCCTTTACGCTTTTAAATGTTTTCAATTTTTCAAAAGCCTCGCTTACAGACGAGTGCGAGAGCTCCTCCTTGAGAAAATCAAAAACCTCTTTTATCTCTGAATAATGATTGTAAACTGACTCTGCCTTCTTCTGGTTTTCGCAATACTCAGACTCAAGGCGGGCTGCCGAGAGCCCCTGCTCCTCGATAAGGCGCTGAATCTTCTTCATTTCCTTGTCCTCTGAAATTGACGCCCTGCCCTGCTCTGAAAATGACGAGAGCTCGATATTACCGAAGGAAGAGTCAAGCGCTGAGCTGAATGATTCATAAGGAACTTTCCTGAAATCCTTGTAGAAGAGAAGCTCAACCGGGACAACATCAACAAGCTCGTCTGAATCTTTCTTATAGACAGAAGAAGCGCACAGCTTCCTTTTCTGGATTGATGAAATTGCAGAGAAAAGCGCCTCTTTCTCGCCTGTGCTAAGCGAGGATGAAATCTTGCTTTTCAAAACCCCTGAAATAAGGCAGAGCTCCTCTGAATAAAGCCCGCCGAAACCAAACTCAATAGCCAGGAATTTGACAACTTCCCTGTCTGAACCGGAAATAAGGGCATTAAACTCATCGCTTTTAAGGCTGAACGGGCTTATCAGTGACGGGGGAAGCTTATACTCCTCACCCTGCTTCAAAATCCTGTCTTTCCAGCTCTGGCTCTCAAGAAGCCCGAGGATTATGCTTTTTCCATCCTCTTCCTTGCATAAGATAAGATTGCCCTTGCTGAAGAGCTCAATCAGAAGGGAGTAACTCTCACTTTTGATAGTGAAGGACAGCTTTACTATCCTTTCAAACCCAATCTGCGAGATTGAGGAAAGCTGGGAGTTTTCAAGATATTTTCTAAGAAGCGAGACCATCCTTGATGGATTTTTGAGAGAATCGGGCTTTTCCTGCCCAATAAACAAAAGTGAGGGAAAAACAGCCCTTAAGATGCTTTTGCCCTTGGAAGGCACGTAAAACTGCAAAAAGAACTGCCTCTCCTCTGGCTGATACACCTTCTGTAGCCTTGCCCCTTCAAGAAACTTAAGCTCAGACAAGAGCAGGGAAAGCTCAAAAGAGGAAAGTTTCTTCAAAAAGCAGGGCTTATCTGATTTTTCCATTTTTAAGGGGAATAAGCCCCAAATATAAAAAGATTACCTGAAAAAGGGCTTTTCCTATCAAAGAAACCCTCACTTTTGCTATATGAACCTCATTCCAAAAGGTTTCTGCGATTAATTAAACCAGCTGTGCCTCTCTCTCAACACTCTGAAATCGCCCTGAAATTTTCAATAAGATTTTTATAGAAGCAGCCATTAAAA
This region includes:
- a CDS encoding NFACT family protein, yielding MEKSDKPCFLKKLSSFELSLLLSELKFLEGARLQKVYQPEERQFFLQFYVPSKGKSILRAVFPSLLFIGQEKPDSLKNPSRMVSLLRKYLENSQLSSISQIGFERIVKLSFTIKSESYSLLIELFSKGNLILCKEEDGKSIILGLLESQSWKDRILKQGEEYKLPPSLISPFSLKSDEFNALISGSDREVVKFLAIEFGFGGLYSEELCLISGVLKSKISSSLSTGEKEALFSAISSIQKRKLCASSVYKKDSDELVDVVPVELLFYKDFRKVPYESFSSALDSSFGNIELSSFSEQGRASISEDKEMKKIQRLIEEQGLSAARLESEYCENQKKAESVYNHYSEIKEVFDFLKEELSHSSVSEAFEKLKTFKSVKGFDKKERKLTMGFED